The DNA region ttaattgtAATGATACGCTGACCAATATGATGTTCTCGATTGTGAAAGTTTAAGGAGAATAACTACATATTACAATTgctaagttttaatatataaaacaacttcAAACCTGACATTTGCAGCTAGCGGCTTCTACATAATGATACACTTCGGTCCCTGGTTCTACTCCTGGGTCGCAGTGACGTAATTTCAGAGAAGCatgttttcgttcaccgtGAACGCACACAGGATGATGAGATTCCTTATACGGAAACTGCCAGTGAGATATCTGGTAGAAAGTCAAAATTTGTTTCAACAAAacttgttttctttcaacgtgtaaaagctatgttaaccaaagacaatactatcaacaaaacattttacgttttaaatatttttctttacctaagataaaatacaatatagatacatatacaaataacatttatttttatttatttatacatatatttatagttttggCAACATATGCTTAACCCTAAACAGGCATACTAACCTCGTAAGATAGGCAATAACCCCAACATGACATTATCTTAACGTCATCCCAACATCGAAGACCATTCAGATCCATTTGAATGGCTTtgtgtgaatatttttttagcttaCATCTAGCACTTGAAGGGCCAGCATCGCATGTCATTATCCAGAAAATCCAAAATGAGAATATGGCCGTAAACGTATTATTCATGATGCTTTCTTTAGCAAAAATGTTTATCTTGTGTTAAGTTTAAACTCAATCTGACTAATTTTTTTAGTGTAATCTTTATATAGAGAAGCAGAGATGGACGTCAGGACGTTACTTCCACGTCAATTCACATCACGGCATTCAAGCCATTAGATTTCTTATTGCTTTGgataaaaatagaatacgTTTATACTATTTGGAAGTtggacaattttttattaataaattaaaatatataataaagtaagaacaacatttaacaataatataattaaaactattgatTGCAAAGAAAATAcgattaaacatttaaaatctcttttgttatatactctctataaaagagattttaacGAGGTTAAatgattcaataaataatatttaacacatggtattttttctgttttaagCATAATTAGTCtgttaattcattaattttgttagtaatcattagttttcaatttcaaaatcTGTTTGAATATGAATTGTGATCGCGAGATGAGTTTCGGATTCTAATTCATATAGAAATTGGAATCagtataaatttttcattcaaaattatattaaaagaaaaaaaagtaagaAAGCGCTTATTCTAAGCCGTTATTAAGTACTTAGTAAGAGAGTAGAGGTTTAAAGTTCATATTATCTATGGTATCTGAAGagcgaaaattattttaatttttataaaacaaataaaatatactttatatgcACATAGAAACACAAACGTTCTAGGCTTAGACactcaatttaaatatagaaactaTTTGTAAAGAATCGGAATTGACAGTTTATTATACTctaatatcattttttatgaaactgttcaagacaataaaaattataatgattattcCAATAAGTGCTTACCTTCTTTGAAACATAGTTTAGTGTTTTGCCAATAATTCGAGTGTCGTGTGCCGATTgcaactattatattttactatgtaGACATTTCgcaatttgtatttttattctcGAAATTAAAAACGTAACAACTTTTTTCGAAAATCTTCTATATTAGCTGTTGTCGTAGGTATGGGTGATACTTCTGAGATGTATTATCCTtcttcaagctttttaattacgaataatgagagtaatatttttaaaggtaaGAACtcaatcttataattatatatataacaatatgaaACGATGTTTatgcataatattataattaaaattacattaaaaatatttttattttcttaattgtattactgttgttaaaatttaaaattgctaTTGCAATTTagcttcaaaaataattttggcaGTCCTTAGTTAGAAAATTGATGGTATTTGATTGCGACCCTCAGATAAAAAAGATATCGATCCTACGTCGGATCTTCTAATATTTTAGTGGCGTATATCGTGACAATCTGAGAAAACATTGAGTAAGCAGATACCTTATCctactaaaattatcaatattctTACTAgcataatatttcatatcGTCACTCTGTATATGTAGCGTGGAAGATTGTTTGCGTTCTCGGCATGATATTGACCGTGTAGTAATTTGTTGCGAAAGAAATAGACTACATTTGAATAACACAAAATGCGCAATCATTTCTTTGTGCACGAGCACTGTCTCCGATtctttctaattattaatgaaattgaagATTTAGGAGTGCAGTTAAATGCAGGCTTAagtattttgatataaaaattttgtaacctaaaaaatatatgtataaacgCGTATAGACTTCTACTagagtattttattatgatgGCATGTATGGCAACCATGACACTAAATAATGAACTTGTAAGAAGCCCCTTGAAAAGTAACGCAATAATTTGAGTCCAACATGAAAAGAAATACAATAGTGgaacaaatacaatataaaattactcgCTAAATCTACATGATGAGGATATAGGGAATTACCCGTTCTACCCGCTCATGTATCCgacattgttttgtttttagtatGGTTGGATTTACTCAGCTAGGGGCAAGGAGGAATCTAGCTAATACTCAGTAGCAATTTAAAATCCTTATTGGTAGGGTACATAATGCAGATGTGTTAGAGAGGGTCGTACTGCGAGTACCTATTAAACACACTAGGCATGGGTAATGACATGTTTTATTGGCTGTGCTGCGGGCGCGCACTAACTCAGTCAGAGATTCCTGATTCACCACTTATGCTTGTATTGTGCACACGGTATGGTAAGGTAAAGTTACGTTAAAGACTGACCGGTTCTATTTAACGTTGAATAAATTCACAACAATGGTATTGTCCATTACT from Pieris brassicae chromosome 2, ilPieBrab1.1, whole genome shotgun sequence includes:
- the LOC123720321 gene encoding glycoprotein hormone beta-5, which encodes MNNTFTAIFSFWIFWIMTCDAGPSSARCKLKKYSHKAIQMDLNGLRCWDDVKIMSCWGYCLSYEISHWQFPYKESHHPVCVHGERKHASLKLRHCDPGVEPGTEVYHYVEAASCKCQVCSSEDTSCEWLPPDSTIVDGLIREQLLEDME